The window AgtctccatcttctcataCATGCCCCAGTGAATACCGACCAAGCTGATATTCTTGAGCAAGACCTTGTTCATAGCCACCTTCTCGATAGTACCAGCGGCAAAGCCAACAATGAGAATGCGGCCGTTCCAAGCGATACACTTAGTACTCTTGTCAACCATGCCGACAGGGTCATAGACAATGTCAACACCACGGCCCTTGGGCGTCAATTTCTTGACAATCTGGGGCCAGTTCTCATCGCGGTAGTCAACGACATGATCAGCGCCAAAGGACTTGGCAACCTCCAGCTTGCGGGCAGTGCCCGCCGTGGCGATGACTGTCGCGCCGTATGCCTTGGCGACTtgaacagcagcaagaccgacaccaccggcagcggCGTGGACAAGAACGTAATCACCCGCCTTGACGCCAGCACGGAGGACGAGGGCGCCGTAGCTGGTGGGGGCTGTTACGAACAGACCGGAAGCCTGGTTGAAAGACCATCCCTTGGGTACGGGAAGCATGGAAAC is drawn from Podospora pseudocomata strain CBS 415.72m chromosome 1 map unlocalized CBS415.72m_1, whole genome shotgun sequence and contains these coding sequences:
- a CDS encoding uncharacterized protein (EggNog:ENOG503NUIP; COG:C) → MKGIQVSAYVKAPGELKVTELADPKPAADEYLIEVHAAATNFFDILQIQGKYQHQPPFPWVSGAEFAGVVLATPSGSKNPKFPVGSKVFGATQGSYATKCVAKEVSMLPVPKGWSFNQASGLFVTAPTSYGALVLRAGVKAGDYVLVHAAAGGVGLAAVQVAKAYGATVIATAGTARKLEVAKSFGADHVVDYRDENWPQIVKKLTPKGRGVDIVYDPVGMVDKSTKCIAWNGRILIVGFAAGTIEKVAMNKVLLKNISLVGIHWGMYEKMETKSVPKVWEGIMKLIAEGKFKGTEFTDKEFVGLESVPDALKALGSRETWGKVVVKIPQEGQNKL